A portion of the Melanotaenia boesemani isolate fMelBoe1 chromosome 2, fMelBoe1.pri, whole genome shotgun sequence genome contains these proteins:
- the ube2m gene encoding NEDD8-conjugating enzyme Ubc12, which translates to MIKLFSLKQQKKDEESAGGNRAGAGGKKASAAQLRIQKDINELNLPKTCEISFPDDDDLLNFRLIISPDEGFYKGGKFVFSFKVGQGYPHDPPKVKCETMVYHPNIDLEGNVCLNILREDWKPVLTINSIIYGLQYLFLEPNPEDPLNKEAAEVLQTNRRLFEQNVHRSLRGGYVGATYFERCLK; encoded by the exons ATGATTAAGCTGTTTTccctgaagcagcagaagaaaGACGAGGAATCTGCTGGAGGAAACAGAGCCGGAGCCGGGGGAAAGAAAGCCAGCGCGGCCCAGCTTCGAATACAGAAAG ATATCAATGAGCTGAACCTTCCAAAGACGTGTGAGATCAGCTTCCCCGATGACGACGACCTGCTCAACTTCAGACTCATCATCTCTCCAGACGAG ggCTTTTACAAAGGAGGGAAGTTCGTCTTCAGCTTTAAG GTAGGACAGGGTTACCCCCACGACCCCCCCAAGGTGAAGTGTGAGACCATGGTGTACCACCCCAACATCGACCTGGAGGGAAACGTCTGCTTAAACATCCTCAG AGAGGACTGGAAGCCTGTGTTGACAATAAACTCCATCATCTACGGTCTACAGTATCTATTTCTA GAGCCGAATCCAGAGGACCCGTTGAACAAGGAGGCGGCAGAAGTCCTGCAGACGAACCGGCGGCTCTTCGAGCAGAACGTCCATCGCTCCCTGAGGGGCGGATACGTCGGCGCCACCTACTTTGAGAGATGTCTTAAATAA